A window of Pseudophryne corroboree isolate aPseCor3 chromosome 3 unlocalized genomic scaffold, aPseCor3.hap2 SUPER_3_unloc_10, whole genome shotgun sequence contains these coding sequences:
- the LOC134983220 gene encoding gastrula zinc finger protein XlCGF57.1-like, which translates to MYLTVIKVEDTEEEEETYVTDMKAEDIGGEEETYMKGDKQCKEEEIPTDISTADGHTLRNISEGHLMLSPDCDIKDNDSRQDSPGATPITPMIHPALSADPPDPGECSPDHSDIGASVTALTVDTVFPCSVDAKCFTQNTKLITHQPAKAGERPFPCSECGKCFTQKSGLVTHQRRHTGDRPFPCSECGKCFIWKSELVKHQRSHTGENPFPCSECGKCFSYKSHLVIHQRRHTGERPFSCSECGKCFTWKSQLVTHQRSHTGENLFPCSECGRCFTIKSCLVNHKRIHTGEKPYSCSECGKWFTYKTTLDAHKRSHTGTSPFPCSECGKYFAQKSQLARHQRSHTGERPFPCSDCGKCFARKSHLVTHQQSHTGQKLFPCPECGKWFAQKSGLVKHQRSHTGEKPFPCPECGKCFARKSDLVIHNRSHTGENPISCSGCGKLFAQKTDLVKHQRSHTGEKPFSCSECAKCYTRKSYLIIHMRSHTGERPFPCSECEKCFAHKSDLVIHNRSHTGEYPISCSECGKCFKRKSELVIHQRSHTGEKPFPCSECEKCFALKSTLVRHQQSHTGEKPFSCSECGKCFAHKSHLVRHHKSHTGERPFLYSEK; encoded by the coding sequence cagatggacacacactcaggaatatctcagaaggacatctaatgttatccccggattgtgacataaaagataatgacagtagacaggattctccaggagctactcCCATTACCCCAatgatacatccagctctatcagctgatccccctgatcctggagaatgttctcctgatcactctgatattggtgcatctgttacagctctgacagtagatacagtgtttccctgttctgtagatgccaaatgttttacacagaacacaaaacttattacccatcagccagctaaggcaggtgagaggccatttccatgttctgagtgtgggaaatgttttacacaaaaatcaggtcttgttacacatcagagaagacacacaggtgataggccatttccatgctctgagtgtgggaaatgttttatctggaaatcagaacttgttaaacatcagcgaagtcacacaggtgagaatccatttccatgttctgagtgtgggaaatgtttttcatacaaatcacatcttgttatacatcagagaaggcacacaggtgagaggccattttcttgctctgagtgcgggaaatgttttacctggaaatcacaacttgttacacatcagcgaagtcacacaggggagaatctatttccatgttctgagtgtgggagatGTTTTACAATCAAATCATGTCTTGTAAATCATAAGAGAATACATACtggtgagaaaccatattcctgttctgagtgtgggaaatggtttacatacaaaactactcttgatgcacataagagaagtcacacaggtacatcaccatttccatgttctgagtgtgggaaatattttgcacagaaatcacaacttgctagacatcagagaagtcacacaggtgagaggccatttccatgttctgactgtggaaaatgttttgcacggaaatcacaccttgttacacatcagcaaagtcacacaggtcagaagctatttccatgtcctgagtgtgggaaatggtttgcacagaaatcaggtcttgttaaacatcagagaagtcacacaggtgagaagccatttccatgtcctgagtgtgggaaatgttttgcacggaaatcagatcttgttatacataacagaagtcacacaggggagaatccaatttcttgctcTGGGTGTGGGAAATTGTTTGCACAGAaaacagatcttgttaaacatcagagaagtcacacaggtgagaagcctttttcttgctctgagtgcgcaaAATGTTATACTCGGAAATCATATCTTATTATACAtatgagaagtcacacaggtgagaggccgtttccatgttctgagtgtgagaaatgttttgcacacaaatcagatcttgttatacataacagaagtcacacaggggagtatccaatttcttgctctgagtgtgggaaatgttttaaacggaaatcagaacttgttatacatcagagaagtcacacaggtgagaagccatttccatgttctgagtgtgagaaatgttttgcactcaaatcaactcttgttagacatcagcaaagtcacacaggtgagaagccattttcttgctctgagtgtgggaaatgttttgcacacaaatcacatcttgttagacatcacaaaagtcacacaggtgagaggccatttctttactctgagaaataa